Proteins from a genomic interval of Trichoderma breve strain T069 chromosome 2, whole genome shotgun sequence:
- a CDS encoding cytochrome p450 domain-containing protein, with amino-acid sequence MSPLRGVQRQITDLVRPLVLESYRKLKQGGQDSKGTTSEPPEGEQESLMDSLVRTAVSRTPSLTVEEDIAHEITMRFLSILFLFSGSPTLTVANMVLDLVSEPRELYFDALRSEVTSVFEKYGGRWTLENLKELDLTDSFIKESMRLRPAAFTIAGRKVINPRGYTLPDNSATVPFGSYLTLPMYAIHHDQNHYPPRTGDGSDFDGFRFKGTENNEAVPLVGSSETFLSWGAGRHICPGRFASAAILKMCLAELIRKCDFKPRSRISDVTFANIYVPSKTLTVEMRRRNSQ; translated from the exons ATGTCGCCTTTGCGAGGAGTCCAGCGTCAAATTACCGACTTGGTTCGACCATTGGTGCTAGAAAGCTACAGAAAGCTGAAGCAAGGCGGTCAAGATTCTAAAGGAACTACAAGTGAACCACCCGAAGGCGAACAAGAATCATTGATGGATTCTCTTGTTCGCACGGCTGTATCGAGGACGCCGTCTCTGACCGTTGAGGAGGACATTGCCCACGAAATTACTATGCGATTTCTTAGCATCTTATTCCTCTTTTCGGGGAGTCCGACATTGACGGTTGCGAACATGgttcttgaccttgtcagCGAGCCACGGGAGCTATACTTTGATGCTCTACGTTCCGAGGTAACGTCTGTATTCGAAAAGTACGGCGGCAGATGGACGTTGGAGAATCTCAAGGAACTTGATCTCACAGACAG CTTCATTAAAGAGTCGATGCGCTTACGTCCAGCAGCTTTTACCATAGCTGGCCGCAAAGTTATCAATCCTCGGGGATACACTCTCCCAGATAACTCAGCCACGGTGCCATTCGGCTCCTATTTGACTCTTCCCATGTACGCCATACATCACGATCAAAACCACTACCCTCCTCGAACTGGAGACGGGTCCGATTTCGATGGTTTTCGGTTTAAGGGGACGGAGAACAATGAAGCTGTGCCACTTGTGGGAAGTAGTGAAACATTTCTCTCTTGGGGCGCCGGCCGTCACATCTG TCCGGGGAGATTTGCAAGTGCTGCCATACTCAAAATGTGCCTAGCTGAACTGATACGAAAATGTGATTTCAAGCCTCGTAGTCGGATATCTGATGTCACATTTGCGAATATCTATG
- a CDS encoding serine hydrolase (FSH1) domain-containing protein, translating into MNILCLHGTGTNISKIFQLQSAALRHELERDGMSFEYAQGGLRCPAAEEIAGLFPDFCDFYTYYDPREAHTIVEAEDQLLEMLKEQEGKYDGILAFSESAALAAALIIRHARENPFKAEGLFRFAIFICGLAPFDHETLGVAGASKPTRVKPDDNKSTEEHLINIPTYHIMGSEDELYPYGLALYNCCDPEMAIKTIHRGGHEIPSQVELVKEMTRNINATIQRANFMC; encoded by the exons ATGAACATCTTGTGCCTACACGGAACAGGAACCAATATATCG AAGATTTTCCAACTGCAATCGG CGGCTCTACGACACGAACTCGAGAGAGATGGCATGTCCTTTGAATACGCGCAGGGTGGCCTCAGATGTCCCGCGGCAGAAG AGATAGCGGGCTTGTTTCCGGACTTTTGCGACTTTTACACGTACTACGACCCACGAGAAGCTCATACAATCGTCGAAGCTGAAGATCAACTATTGGAGATGCTGAAAGAGCAGGAAGGGAAATATGACGGAATACTGGCCTTTTCCGAATCCGCCGCgttggctgctgctctcaTCATCCGGCACGCTCGAGAAAACCCATTCAAAGCCGAGGGGCTTTTTCGATTTGCTATTTTTATATGCGGGCTGGCTCCATTCGATCATGAGACACTGGGCGTTGCTGGAGCGTCCAAGCCAACGCGTGTCAAGCCGGATGACAACAAGTCAACGGAAGAGCACCTCATCAACATTCCCACGTATCATATAATGGGCAGCGAGGATGAGTTGTATCCCTACGGGCTGGCATTGTATAATTGCTGCGATCCTGAAATGGCCATCAAGACGATACATCGTGGAGGACATGAGATACCCAGTCAGGTGGAGCTGGTGAAGGAGATGACCAGGAACATCAACGCTACCATTCAGCGAGCAAATTTCATGTGTTAA